The region AGGCTTCACGCCCGCGTACTGTGCGTAGTTCTCGATCACCGCTTTCGGCTGACACTCCGGGTAGCGGTTCAGCGTCTGCTGCGACAGCTCAAAGGCCACCGCGGTGGGATATTCGTTGGCATTCAGCCAAACGTCGCCGTTCCCGCCCAGACGACGCGCAGACTGATAGGGCGTCAGGCGACGGACATTTTCGCGGGCTAATTCTTCGATGTTCATGCTTGCTCCTTCAGGGCGGCAACGCGCAGCGTCACGGCATTTTTGTGGGCAGTCAGGCGCTCGGCGGCGGCCAGGGTTTCAATAGTAGAAGCCAGTGACGCAAACCCTTCGCGGGAGAGTTCCTGCACGGTCATACGCTTCTGGAAATCCGCCAGTCCCAGGCTGGAGCAGGTTGAGGTATAACCATACGTCGGCAGCACGTGGTTGGTGCCGGAGGCGTAATCCCCGGCGGATTCCGGGGACCAGTCGCCGAGGAAGACCGAGCCTGCGCTGGTTATGCTGTCGACCAGATCGCGCGCGTTGCGGGTCTGAATGATCAGGTGTTCCGGCCCATACTGGTTGGAGATGGCGATGCACTGGTCGAGATCCCGGGCCACAATCAGGCGGCTGGCAGACAACGCCTGACGCGCCGTTTCCGCACGCGGCAGGTCAGCCAGCTGACGCTCCACGGCGTCGCCCACGCGTTTTGCCATGTCGGCATCTGGCGTCAGTAAAATCACCTGGGAGTCAGGGCCGTGCTCGGCCTGCGAGAGCAGGTCAGAGGCCACGAAATCCGGGGTGGCGCCGCTGTCGGCAATCACCAGCACCTCAGACGGACCGGCAGGCATATCAATCGCCGCGCCGTCCAGACGCTGGCTGACCTGGCGCTTCGCTTCGGTCACGTACGCATTGCCCGGGCCAAAGATTTTGTCGACCTTTGGAATGGATTCCGTGCCGAACGCCAGGGCGGAAATCGCCTGCGCACCGCCCACTTTATAGATCGCCTGCACGCCGCACAGCTTCGCCGCATACAGAATTTCATCGGCGATCGGTGGCGGAGAGCAGAGCACCACCTTCTGACAACCGGCAATACGTGCCGGAGTGGCCAGCATCAGGACAGTCGAAAACAGCGGGGCAGAGCCGCCAGGAATATAGAGACCGACGGACGCCACCGGGCGCGTCACCTGCTGGCAGCGCACGCCGGGCAGGGTTTCCACATCCACCGCCTGCAATTTTTGCGCGGTGTGGAAGGTATCAATATTTTTTACCGCGACGGCCATCGCCTGTTTGATCTCATCCCCAAGGCGGCTTTCCGCCCCGGCGATCTCCTGCGCAGTGACCTGTAACGCGCCGACCTCAGTTTTATCAAACTTCGCGCTGTACTCGCGCAGCGCGTCGTCCCCGCGGGCTTTGACGTTATCGAGGATCTCCGCCACGGTGCGGGTGATGCTCTCCGAGGCGGAAATTGCCGGGCGCATCAGCAGCTCGCGCTGTTGCGCGTCGCTACAGGTATTCCAGTCGATGATTGTGTTAAAACTCATGGTCGTTACTCCATCATCTTCTCAATTGGCAGCACCAGAATAGAGCTTGCGCCCAGCGCCTTCAGTTTTTCCATGGTTTCCCAGAACAGGGTTTCACTGCTGACCATGTGCATCGCCACGCGTTGCTGGTCGCCCGCCAGCGGCAGAATGGTTGGACGCTCTGCGCCTGGCAGCAGGGCAATCACCTCCTCCAGACGCTCGGTTGGCGCATGCATCATGATGTATTTGGATTCGCGCGCCTGAATCACGCCCTGAATACGGGTCAGCAGCTTGTCGATGAGCTGTTGTTTGGCCTCAGCCATCTCGCCGTCGCGCTGGATAAGGCACGCTTTGGAGCGGTAGATCACTTCCACTTCGCGCAGGCCGTTCGCTTCCAGCGTGGCGCCGGTGGAGACCAGGTCACAGATGGCATCGGCCAGGCCCGCACGCGGCGCCACTTCTACAGAGCCATTCAGCAGACAGGATTTAAACTGCACGCCTTTTTGATCGAGGTAACGCTTCAGCAGGTGAGGGTAAGAGGTGGCAATACGTTTGCCGTTCAGCGCGGCCGGGCCGTCCCAGGCTTCGTCGACCGGCGTGGCCAGCGACAGGCGGCAGCCGCCGAAGTCCAGACGACGCAGGGTAAAGTAGCGTGGATCTTCGCCCTGCGCGCGGCGGGTTAATAACTCTTCTTCCAGGACGTTTTCACCGATGATGCCGAGATCAACGACGCCATCCATCACCAGACCCGGGATATCGTCATCACGTACGCGCAGAATGTCGATCGGCATATTTTCAGCCAGTGCGATCAGACGCTGGGTGTGCAGGTTAATTTTAATCCCGCAGCGGGCCAGCAGTTCGCGTGAATCGTCGCTTAAACGGCCTGATTTTTGAATAGCTATGCGTAAACGTGAGTTATCTAACATTCTGTGTTCCTCGTTATCCTGTTTTAACCTGTCTGAATGCGGTCCAAAAAAAAGCCCCCGGAAGAAGATCTTCCGGGGGCTTTTTCATGCGTTCATGCACCACTGGAAGATCCAAACGTCTTCCAGCACACATCGCCTGAAAGACTAGTCAGGATGATGGTGATGATGGTGATTTTTAAAAGGAACGCGTGTCATATAAATTCTCGTTGAATGCTTATGCATTTGATGTCTTTTAACCTAAACCAGTTGTACGCCATAAAGCAAGGGCTTTTTTTGATCATTAATTCATTTCATATTGATGGTATGAATTGTGCGTTCCACCAGGCTGGCGTAGCCTTATAACAGGCGTCGTTAAGCGGAGAATGTAATGAAAAAGGTCGCGATTGTCGGGTTAGGTTGGTTAGGAATGCCACTGGCGATGTCATTAGCCGCGAAAGGCTGGCAGGTGACAGGGAGTAAGACCACCCGAGATGGGGTTGAAGCGGCACGCATGTGCGGCATTGATGGTGTCGAGCTGCGTCTCGAACCCGAGCTTATCTGCGATACCGACGAGCTGGATGAACTGATGAATGTGGATGCGTTGGTTATTACCTTACCGGCGCGGCGCAGCGGGCCGGGTGAGACTTTTTACTTGCAGGCGGTGCAGGAGATTGTCGACAGCGCCCTGGCGCACCATATCCCGCGTATCATTTTCACCAGCTCCACCTCCGTCTATGGCGATATCGACGGTACGGCGAAGGAGAACACCGAGCGCCGTCCGGTGACCGCCAGTGGCCGGGTGCTGAAAGAGCTGGAAGACTGGCTGCACAATCTGCCGGGTACGCAGGTTGATATTTTACGCCTGGCCGGGCTGGTGGGGCCGGGGCGTCATCCGGGGCGCTTCTTTGCTGGTAAATCCGCGCCGGATGGCCAGCACGGGGTTAATCTTGTGCATCTTGAAGATGTTATCGGCGCAATAGAATTGCTTTTACAGGCTCCGAAAGGGGGGCACATCTATAATATATGTGCGCCTTCGCATCCGCCGCGCAGCACCTTCTACCCGCTGATGGCGCGCCAGCTGGGTCTGGCGCCGCCGGTATTCAGTGAGGCGCAGGGGGAACGCAAAGGCAAAATTATTGATGGCAATCGTATTTGCCATGAGCTGGGATTTGAATATCAGTATCCCGATCCGCTGGTTATGCCCATGGAATAATTGCGCCAGCGGAGGCAATCGCACACCGCATGGGGGCGAAGATGAAACCGCTGCTGGATGTTCTTGTTATTCTGGATGCGCTGGAAAAAGAGGGGAGCTTTGCTGCCGCCTCAGCGAAGCTCTATAAAACCCCTTCGGCCCTGAGCTATACCGTGCAAAAGCTCGAGAGCGATCTTAATATCCAAATCCTTGACCGCACCGGGCATCGCGCGCGTTTCACCCGTACAGGGCAGATGCTGCTGGAGAAAGGGCGTGACGTGTTGCATACGGTGCGCGAGCTGGAAAAACAGGCCGTCAAACTTCACCAGGGCTGGGAAAATGAGCTGGTGATTGGAGTCGATGATACTTTCCCTTTTTCCCTGCTTACCCCGCTTATAGAGGCGTTCTATCAGCGCCATAGCGTTACGCGTCTGGTGTTTATCAATGGCGTGCTGGGTGGTTCATGGGAGGCCCTGACACAGGGCAGGGCGGATATCATCGTTGGGGCGCTGCATGAGCCTCCTCAGTTGAGTGAATTTGGTTTTGCCCGGCTGGGTGTTCTGGAGCAGATTTTTGCCGTTGCGCCTCATCACCCGCTGGCCAATGAACCGGAGCCTGTTACCCGACGCGTCATTAAAAACTATCGCGCCATTGTGGTTGGAGACAGCTCTCGCCCCGAGTGTGGCATTTCATCGCAGCTGCTGGACGAGCAAGAGGCCATTACCGTTTTTGATTTTAAAACCAAGCTGGAGCTGCAAATAAGCGGCCTGGGGTGCGGTTACCTTCCCCGTTATTTAGCGCAGCGGTTTATTGACAGCGGAGCGCTGGTGGAAAAACAGGTTTTAGCGCAGAGCAGTAACGAATCGGTGTGGGTGGGCTGGAATGAACAAACCGCCGGGCTTGCCAGCGCCTGGTGGCGAGACGAAATTTTAGCAAATAGTGCTATCGCGACAGTTTACACTCAGGCAGATGATGGGAAATCAACCAGTTAGTAAAATAAATTTATGGGCAGGTTTCTCAATGTATTGCCTTTTGTATCTGGAATAGGGCAAAATGCCGCCGCTGCAAACAAATGAATAATCGACGATATAAAAGGCGTCGGTTATTTTTTTTTGCATGTACGAAACGAAACTAAAAACCAAGAGGCCGGGCTTCGTACCGGATAGATATTTACTAAAATCCGACAGTTGTTGTCGCTGAGGAAGAAAGAAATGGGGCAATTTTTCGCTTACGTGGCGGTTATCACCGTAAAGGAGAATAACTATGTCGCATAACGCAACTCCAAACACCTCTCGCGTGGAATTACGTAAAACGCTTACGTTGATTCCGGTTGTTATGATGGGCCTTGCCTATATGCAACCGATGACGCTGTTCGATACATTCGGTATCGTATCAGGCCTTACTGACGGTCACGTTGCAACGGCGTACGCCTTTGCGCTGGTCGCCATCCTCTTTACAGCGCTGAGCTACGGTAAACTGGTTCGCCGTTTCCCGTCCGCAGGCTCTGCGTACACCTATGCTCAGAAATCCATTAGCCCGGCGGTTGGCTTTATGGTGGGCTGGTCATCACTGCTGGACTACCTGTTCATGCCGATGATCAACATTCTGCTGGCAAAAATTTACTTCGAAGCGCTGGTGCCTTCCGTACCGTCGTGGATCTTCGTTGTGGCGCTGGTGGCCTTTATGACCATCTCTAACCTGCGCAGCATCAAGACCGTGGCTAACTTCAACACCCTGATTGTGATCCTTCAGATGGGGATTGTTGCGGTTATCGTTGGGCTGATCATCTACGGCGTTTCCCACGGGGAAGGCGCAGGTACGCTGACCAGCACCCGTCCGTTCTGGTCTGAAGGTGCGCACGTTGTGCCGATGATCACCGGTGCGACTATCCTGTGCTTCTCGTTCCTGGGCTTCGACGGTATCTCTTCTCTGTCTGAAGAGACCAAAGATGCTGAGCGCGTGATCCCGAAAGCGATTTTCCTGACCGCGCTGATTGGCGGCCTGATCTTCATCGGTGCGTCTTACTTCTTACAGCTGTACTTCCCGGATATCTCTCGCTTTAAAGATCCGGATGCATCACAGCCTGAAATTATGCTGTACGTGGCGGGTAAAACCTTCCAGTGGGGCGTGCTGATCTTCTCCAGCGTCACCGTACTGGCTTCCGGTATGGCAGCGCACGCGGGCGTTTCTCGTCTGATGTACGTGATGGGCCGTGACGGTGTGTTCCCAACTCGCTTCTTCGGTTACGTGCATCCTAAATGGCGTACCCCGGCATGGAACGTGCTGCTGGTGGGCGCGATTGCGCTGCTGGCGATTAAATTTGACCTGGTAACGGCCACTGCGCTGATTAACTTTGGTGCGCTGGTGGCGTTCACCTTCGTTAACCTCTCCGTGATTTCGCAGTTCTGGATCCGTGAGAAGCGCAACAAGACGCTGAAGGACCACATCAACTATCTGGTGCTGCCAGTGTGTGGTGCCCTGACGGTGGGTGCGCTGTGGATTAACCTGGAAGAGAGCTCAATGGTTCTGGGTCTGATCTGGGGTGCGATCGGTCTGATTTACCTGGCTTGCGTGACCAGAAGCTTCCGCAACCCGGTTCCTCAGTACGAAGACGTCGCGTAAGACTGTGTCGGGTGGCGGCTATGCTCAACCCGACCTACAGTTTCGCAGGCCGGGTAAGCGTTAGCGCCACCCGGCAAAAAAAAAGCCGGAGACATCGCCTCCGGCTTTTTTGTACCCGTTACTCAGACAATCTCTTGCGCGTACTGGTACAACGCTTTCAGCAGCGCCTGTTTCTCGGCATTCCCTTCATACTGACCGTAAAGCATCTCCAGCTCTTGTGCGTAGCTGCTGAGAAACTCCGGCGTAAACACGTTGCGCCGATGCTGTAACCAGCGCTCCTGCTCTGCTTCATCCAGCGTGCCGGGATAGTTACGCGCGCGATAATTAAACATCAGCTTCTCGATACGCTTATCTGCGAAGGTGATATCCAGCGCGGGCAGGTTACGCGGGTCGGTTTGCAGTACGATGTTCATCGCCGCACGATCGGCATCGCTGAAGAAACCGTTATAAAGCTGCGCATCCACATTCTCAGACGGCACGAACGGCTCTGCTTCGGCAAAAATGGCGACGACTTTCTCCCGCACCTGCGGGTTGTCGCGCAGCACTTTCAGGTTGTCGAGGCAGTGCTGACGGTTAATCCCCAGCCGGTCGGCGTCTTCCGGGCGCAGCGTATTGGCCTGCGCCAGTACCGGGCATTTGTTGATATGCACCAGTTTCACCGGTACAGCGGGCAGGTCACCCAGCGCCTCTTTCGGCGTATAGAGCCGTTCACGTAAGGTGTCGCTGTCGAGCTCAAGCAGCGGCGAAATATCCCCGGCAAGATCGACCATGATGACGGCGTTACGGTTGTCCGGATGCCAGGCAAGCGGCGCCACCCAGCTCGTGTTCCCGCGCCACGCACCGAACATTCCTGAAATATGCACCAGCGGTTTCATCTGCGGGACATCAATCAGCGTCATCAGCTTCTGCTTGCTACGATGGCTCAACAGATACTCAAACAGGCGCGGCTGCGCGGTTTTGACGAGTTTCGCCATAGCGATGGTCGCGTAGACGTCTGCCATCGCGTCGTGGGCGTTGCTGTGCTCGATGCCGTTGGCCCGCGTCAGGTGCTCGAGCCTGAAGCTCGGCAAGCCGTCTTCATTCTCTGGCCAGTGGATCCCCTCCGGGCGCAGCGCATAGCAGGCGCGCATGATATCCAGCAAATCCCAGCGTGAATTACGGTTCTGCCAGCTCCAGGCATACGGGTCGTAGAAGTTGCGGTAAAAGATATTGCGCGTCACTTCATCGTCAAAACGGATGTTGTTGTAACCCACCACGCAGGTATTGGGCACCGTAAACAGATCGTGGATGCGACGGGCAAATTCTGCTTCGCTAACGCCTTTATCCCGCGCCTCCTGAGGTGTGATGCCCGTCACCATCACCGCGCCTGGCTGCGGCAGGTAATCATCGGCGGGCTTGCAGTAAAACACTTCGGGTTCCCCGATGATGTTAAATTCGTCATCGGTACGAATAGCCGCAAACTGCGCCGGTCGGTCCAGCGCCGGATGGGTGCCAAAGGTTTCGTAATCGTGGAACAAAAAAGTCGGGCGCGCAGCAGAGTCAGACACCAGTAATCTCATCCTGTTAAAAATAGACGTCTCTATGGTAAACGATTGGGGTGAGCAGTCCGAATAAAAAGCACGGTCAGGCAAGAAATTTGCGAGATTTGTTCCGAAAAAATCTGCGTGCTGTCACATTTTTTTGCAATTAAGGCAGGTAACGACATCAGAACTCCCGTAAAAAGGTCATCGATTTTTACTGACCTGAGGATATACCGTTGAAACGCCGTCTGTTTATTGCTGTTTCTTTACTCGCTTCGAGTATTTCATCCGCGCTGGCTGCCGAGCCGCTGGATTTTTCACCTCAGCCGCCTGCCATCCAGGCAGGCTCCTGGGTATTGATGGATTACACCACAGGTCAAATCTTAACGGCGGGCAACGAACATCAGCAGCGCAATCCGGCGAGCCTGACCAAACTGATGACGGGGTACGTTGTCGACCGCGCCATTGATAGCCACCGTATCAGTCCGGATGACATTGTGACGGTCGGACGTGACGCCTGGGCAAAAGGCAATCCGGTCTTTGACGGTTCGTCACTGATGTTTCTGAAGGAGGGCGATCGGGTTTCCGTACGCGATCTCAGCCGCGGCCTGATTGTTGATTCCGGCAATGACGCCTGCGTGGCGCTGGCGGATCACGTGGCGGGCGGTCAGCCACAGTTCGTCAGGATGATGAATGACTACGTTGAAAAGCTGAACCTTCGCGATACCCATTTCGAAACCGTACACGGGCTGGATGCACCGGGTCAGCACAGCTCCGCTTACGATCTCGCCGTGCTTTCCCGCGCCATCATCCACGGTGAGCCTGAGTTCTACCATATGTATAGCGAAAAGAGTCTGACCTGGAACGGCATCACCCAGCAGAACCGCAACGGCCTGCTGTGGGATAAGACCATGAACGTGGATGGCCTGAAAACGGGACACACGTCGGGCGCGGGCTTTAACCTGATTGCCTCCGCGGTAGACGGTCAGCGTCGACTGATTGCGGTGGTGATGGGGGCAGACAGCCCGAAAGGACGTGAAGATCAGGCGCGCAAGCTGTTGCACTGGGGACAGCAAAATTTCGATACGGTGCAGATCCTGCATAACGGCAAAAAAGTGGGTAGCGAACGTATCTGGTACGGCGATAAAGAGCAGATCGCGCTGGGCACCGATCAGGACTTCTGGCTAGCATTACCCAAAACGGAAGTGCCGAACATCAAAGCGAAATACGTGATGGATAAAAAAGAGCTGGAAGCGCCGATCGCCGCGCATCAGCGGGTAGGGGAGATCCAGCTTTACGATCGTGACAAGGTGGTGGCGCACTGGCCGCTGGTTACGCTGGAACGCGTTGAAAAGGGCGGCCTTTTTTCCCGCCTCGGCGATTATCTGCATCATAAACTCTAACCTTTTTGAGCAGACTGGCAGTGTTGCGAGTCTGCTCACATAATAAATACTCCTGGTTTGCCGATAATCTCGATTCTGCTTTACAGTGTATATATATACAGTAATAAACGGAGGCAGCATGGACTACAGCATCAGGCAGCAACAGAAACGTACAATCGCTGGTTTTCATCTCGTGGGGCCGTGGGAAAAGACGGTCAAGCAGGGTTTTGAACAGCTGGTCATGTGGGTAGATGGACGTCATATTCAGCCCCAGGAGTGGGTGGCCGTTTATTATGATAATCCGGATGACGTGCCGGCAGAAAAACTCCGCTGCGATACCGCCGTAACGGTGCCGGAGGGTTTCACCGTTCCTGAGAACAGCGAAGGGGTGATGATGACTGAAATTGCTGCCGGAGAGTACGCTGTTGCTGCCGCGCGCGTGGAAAATCATGATTTTGCCACCCCCTGGAACCAGTTCTTCAACTCCCTTCTCCAGGACAACACATATCAGATTGCGCCAAAACCCTGCTTCGAACGCTATCTGAATGATGGCAATGCAGACGGCTACTGGGACATAGAGATGTTTGTACCGGTAGAGCACAAAGTGAGATAATCCTGCGAAACGCAGGGTTTTTCAGCCGGGCGCGATCCACCCGGCTGAAAACACAGTACAATTGTGGTTTGCCGTAGAGCTGGAGACGGGTGTGCGCCCCGACAAGTCATTAACGCCTTTTGAAATTCGGTTATACAAACATTATCGCGTGGTGCACGGTTGCCGCATTGCGCTGGCGTTTGTGTTGACCTTCGTACTGGTGCGTGTGCTGAATATCCCGGAAGGAACGTGGCCGCTGATCACGCTGGTGGTGGTCATGGGGCCGATCTCATTCTGGGGGAACGTGGTCCCTCGCGCCTTCGAACGCATAGGCGGCACGGTTTTTGGCT is a window of Enterobacter hormaechei ATCC 49162 DNA encoding:
- the hisD gene encoding histidinol dehydrogenase; amino-acid sequence: MSFNTIIDWNTCSDAQQRELLMRPAISASESITRTVAEILDNVKARGDDALREYSAKFDKTEVGALQVTAQEIAGAESRLGDEIKQAMAVAVKNIDTFHTAQKLQAVDVETLPGVRCQQVTRPVASVGLYIPGGSAPLFSTVLMLATPARIAGCQKVVLCSPPPIADEILYAAKLCGVQAIYKVGGAQAISALAFGTESIPKVDKIFGPGNAYVTEAKRQVSQRLDGAAIDMPAGPSEVLVIADSGATPDFVASDLLSQAEHGPDSQVILLTPDADMAKRVGDAVERQLADLPRAETARQALSASRLIVARDLDQCIAISNQYGPEHLIIQTRNARDLVDSITSAGSVFLGDWSPESAGDYASGTNHVLPTYGYTSTCSSLGLADFQKRMTVQELSREGFASLASTIETLAAAERLTAHKNAVTLRVAALKEQA
- the hisG gene encoding ATP phosphoribosyltransferase: MLDNSRLRIAIQKSGRLSDDSRELLARCGIKINLHTQRLIALAENMPIDILRVRDDDIPGLVMDGVVDLGIIGENVLEEELLTRRAQGEDPRYFTLRRLDFGGCRLSLATPVDEAWDGPAALNGKRIATSYPHLLKRYLDQKGVQFKSCLLNGSVEVAPRAGLADAICDLVSTGATLEANGLREVEVIYRSKACLIQRDGEMAEAKQQLIDKLLTRIQGVIQARESKYIMMHAPTERLEEVIALLPGAERPTILPLAGDQQRVAMHMVSSETLFWETMEKLKALGASSILVLPIEKMME
- the hisL gene encoding his operon leader peptide; the encoded protein is MTRVPFKNHHHHHHPD
- a CDS encoding SDR family oxidoreductase — protein: MKKVAIVGLGWLGMPLAMSLAAKGWQVTGSKTTRDGVEAARMCGIDGVELRLEPELICDTDELDELMNVDALVITLPARRSGPGETFYLQAVQEIVDSALAHHIPRIIFTSSTSVYGDIDGTAKENTERRPVTASGRVLKELEDWLHNLPGTQVDILRLAGLVGPGRHPGRFFAGKSAPDGQHGVNLVHLEDVIGAIELLLQAPKGGHIYNICAPSHPPRSTFYPLMARQLGLAPPVFSEAQGERKGKIIDGNRICHELGFEYQYPDPLVMPME
- a CDS encoding LysR substrate-binding domain-containing protein — translated: MKPLLDVLVILDALEKEGSFAAASAKLYKTPSALSYTVQKLESDLNIQILDRTGHRARFTRTGQMLLEKGRDVLHTVRELEKQAVKLHQGWENELVIGVDDTFPFSLLTPLIEAFYQRHSVTRLVFINGVLGGSWEALTQGRADIIVGALHEPPQLSEFGFARLGVLEQIFAVAPHHPLANEPEPVTRRVIKNYRAIVVGDSSRPECGISSQLLDEQEAITVFDFKTKLELQISGLGCGYLPRYLAQRFIDSGALVEKQVLAQSSNESVWVGWNEQTAGLASAWWRDEILANSAIATVYTQADDGKSTS
- the yoeI gene encoding membrane protein YoeI produces the protein MGQFFAYVAVITVKENNYVA
- a CDS encoding APC family permease, coding for MSHNATPNTSRVELRKTLTLIPVVMMGLAYMQPMTLFDTFGIVSGLTDGHVATAYAFALVAILFTALSYGKLVRRFPSAGSAYTYAQKSISPAVGFMVGWSSLLDYLFMPMINILLAKIYFEALVPSVPSWIFVVALVAFMTISNLRSIKTVANFNTLIVILQMGIVAVIVGLIIYGVSHGEGAGTLTSTRPFWSEGAHVVPMITGATILCFSFLGFDGISSLSEETKDAERVIPKAIFLTALIGGLIFIGASYFLQLYFPDISRFKDPDASQPEIMLYVAGKTFQWGVLIFSSVTVLASGMAAHAGVSRLMYVMGRDGVFPTRFFGYVHPKWRTPAWNVLLVGAIALLAIKFDLVTATALINFGALVAFTFVNLSVISQFWIREKRNKTLKDHINYLVLPVCGALTVGALWINLEESSMVLGLIWGAIGLIYLACVTRSFRNPVPQYEDVA
- the sbcB gene encoding exodeoxyribonuclease I, with translation MRLLVSDSAARPTFLFHDYETFGTHPALDRPAQFAAIRTDDEFNIIGEPEVFYCKPADDYLPQPGAVMVTGITPQEARDKGVSEAEFARRIHDLFTVPNTCVVGYNNIRFDDEVTRNIFYRNFYDPYAWSWQNRNSRWDLLDIMRACYALRPEGIHWPENEDGLPSFRLEHLTRANGIEHSNAHDAMADVYATIAMAKLVKTAQPRLFEYLLSHRSKQKLMTLIDVPQMKPLVHISGMFGAWRGNTSWVAPLAWHPDNRNAVIMVDLAGDISPLLELDSDTLRERLYTPKEALGDLPAVPVKLVHINKCPVLAQANTLRPEDADRLGINRQHCLDNLKVLRDNPQVREKVVAIFAEAEPFVPSENVDAQLYNGFFSDADRAAMNIVLQTDPRNLPALDITFADKRIEKLMFNYRARNYPGTLDEAEQERWLQHRRNVFTPEFLSSYAQELEMLYGQYEGNAEKQALLKALYQYAQEIV
- the dacD gene encoding serine-type D-Ala-D-Ala carboxypeptidase DacD, translated to MPLKRRLFIAVSLLASSISSALAAEPLDFSPQPPAIQAGSWVLMDYTTGQILTAGNEHQQRNPASLTKLMTGYVVDRAIDSHRISPDDIVTVGRDAWAKGNPVFDGSSLMFLKEGDRVSVRDLSRGLIVDSGNDACVALADHVAGGQPQFVRMMNDYVEKLNLRDTHFETVHGLDAPGQHSSAYDLAVLSRAIIHGEPEFYHMYSEKSLTWNGITQQNRNGLLWDKTMNVDGLKTGHTSGAGFNLIASAVDGQRRLIAVVMGADSPKGREDQARKLLHWGQQNFDTVQILHNGKKVGSERIWYGDKEQIALGTDQDFWLALPKTEVPNIKAKYVMDKKELEAPIAAHQRVGEIQLYDRDKVVAHWPLVTLERVEKGGLFSRLGDYLHHKL
- the sbmC gene encoding DNA gyrase inhibitor SbmC; translated protein: MDYSIRQQQKRTIAGFHLVGPWEKTVKQGFEQLVMWVDGRHIQPQEWVAVYYDNPDDVPAEKLRCDTAVTVPEGFTVPENSEGVMMTEIAAGEYAVAAARVENHDFATPWNQFFNSLLQDNTYQIAPKPCFERYLNDGNADGYWDIEMFVPVEHKVR